A DNA window from Streptomyces sp. 71268 contains the following coding sequences:
- a CDS encoding lysophospholipid acyltransferase family protein yields the protein MTGGREGGPGNRAARWLGGAARGNGGGLRRDLALLRQGRDWRGRARPPRGLPPEQYAARAPFRTAWARSAPAALARDALRTGVLKPLLWAHVRPVVTGREHLAGLRGPVVFVANHASHLDTPLILGALPGPVAARTTVGAAADHFFASRLTGVTTALLFNAFPVDRRRDRGAGRRGHGAGLATRLIGSGWSVLLFPEGSRSRDGWMSWFRLGAARLCLDTGVPAVPVAVRGTFAALPPGDVLPRRDAAPISVRFGRPIVAGPDETAPAFRDRMMREVNALWAETDVGWYGALRGAVEAADAPPTPASAPPTAGVRRAARWRRVWESTRAAERPGRRRVWGGPVPAWPKQRGAGGGAADGARGASRVS from the coding sequence GTGACGGGCGGACGGGAGGGCGGGCCCGGCAACCGGGCCGCCCGGTGGCTCGGCGGCGCGGCGCGCGGGAACGGCGGGGGCCTGCGCCGTGACCTGGCCCTGTTGCGCCAGGGACGCGACTGGCGGGGGCGGGCCAGGCCGCCGCGCGGACTGCCGCCCGAGCAGTACGCGGCGCGGGCGCCGTTCCGTACCGCCTGGGCCCGGTCGGCGCCGGCCGCGCTGGCTCGTGACGCGCTGCGCACCGGCGTGCTGAAGCCGCTGCTGTGGGCGCACGTCCGGCCCGTGGTGACGGGGCGCGAGCACCTGGCGGGGCTGCGCGGACCGGTGGTGTTCGTGGCCAACCACGCCAGCCACCTCGACACGCCGTTGATCCTGGGGGCGCTGCCGGGGCCCGTCGCGGCCCGGACGACGGTGGGCGCGGCGGCCGACCACTTCTTCGCCTCGCGGCTGACCGGGGTGACGACGGCGTTGCTGTTCAACGCCTTCCCGGTGGACCGGCGCCGCGACCGGGGGGCCGGGCGGCGCGGCCACGGCGCCGGGTTGGCGACGCGGCTGATCGGCAGTGGTTGGAGCGTGTTGCTGTTCCCCGAGGGGTCGCGCTCCCGCGACGGCTGGATGAGTTGGTTCCGGCTGGGCGCCGCGCGGCTGTGCCTGGACACCGGGGTGCCGGCCGTGCCGGTGGCGGTACGGGGCACGTTCGCGGCGCTGCCGCCGGGTGACGTGCTGCCCCGGCGCGACGCCGCGCCGATCAGCGTGCGCTTCGGCCGGCCGATCGTGGCGGGCCCCGACGAGACGGCGCCGGCCTTCCGCGATCGCATGATGCGCGAGGTCAACGCGTTGTGGGCGGAGACGGACGTGGGGTGGTACGGAGCGCTGCGCGGCGCGGTGGAGGCCGCCGACGCGCCGCCGACCCCCGCCTCGGCGCCGCCGACGGCCGGGGTACGGCGCGCGGCGCGGTGGCGCCGGGTCTGGGAGTCCACGCGCGCTGCGGAGCGGCCGGGACGGCGTCGCGTGTGGGGCGGCCCGGTGCCGGCCTGGCCCAAGCAGCGGGGCGCGGGCGGCGGGGCGGCCGACGGGGCGCGGGGCGCATCGCGGGTGTCGTAA
- a CDS encoding lactate racemase domain-containing protein, producing the protein MSRPGLVLEVDERTPPLLVCEGEGFRLEQLPHGARVVYPPACLPGIRDLDAAITRALHQPHGSDPLPALLRPGMRLTIVFDDLSLPLPPMRSPDIRQRIIEHVLELAAAHRVDDVELIAANALHRRMTPAELRHVVGDRVFRSFFPQHLRNHDAEDQENLLHLGQTGHGEDVEINRRAAESDLIVYVNITLVAMNGGPKSVSVGLASYRSLRHHHNVDTLRNSRSFNDPAHSAMHRSYDRMQDLIGGQVRVFTIETALNNDAFPQPLGFLSKREWEWNAADQAAFIGARRGSRLLPPALRRRAFHRVAAPWGVTSVAAGAPSAVHPITLRHVHRQQVTPVSGQADVGVFGVPYLCPYNVNSVMNPILVASMGLGYLFNMYLNKPIVRRGGVGIFYHPLPNEFHTVHHPSYLDFYEDVLTQSTDPAVVEGKFEEQFATDPWYVHLYRRSYAYHGVHPFYMWYWCAHAREHLGDVIFVGADPAVASRLGFRAASTLADALQLASHTVGGSPEITYLHAPPLTLADVS; encoded by the coding sequence AACAGTTGCCGCACGGCGCTCGGGTCGTCTACCCGCCCGCGTGCCTGCCCGGCATCCGGGACCTGGACGCGGCGATCACACGGGCGCTGCACCAGCCGCACGGCAGCGATCCGCTGCCCGCGCTGCTGCGCCCCGGCATGCGGCTGACCATCGTCTTCGACGACCTGTCGCTGCCGCTGCCGCCCATGCGCAGCCCGGACATCCGGCAGCGGATCATCGAGCACGTGCTGGAGCTGGCCGCCGCGCACCGGGTAGACGACGTGGAGCTGATCGCGGCCAACGCGCTGCACCGGCGCATGACGCCGGCCGAGCTGCGGCACGTGGTGGGCGACCGGGTCTTCCGCTCGTTCTTCCCCCAGCACCTGCGCAACCACGACGCGGAGGACCAGGAGAACCTGCTCCACCTCGGCCAGACCGGGCACGGCGAGGACGTGGAGATCAACCGCCGGGCGGCGGAGAGCGATCTCATCGTGTACGTGAACATCACGCTGGTGGCGATGAACGGCGGGCCGAAGTCGGTGTCGGTGGGCCTGGCCAGCTACCGCAGCCTGCGCCACCACCACAACGTGGACACCCTGCGGAACTCGCGCTCCTTCAACGACCCGGCCCACTCGGCCATGCACCGCTCCTACGACCGCATGCAGGACCTGATCGGCGGTCAGGTCAGGGTGTTCACGATCGAGACCGCGCTGAACAACGACGCCTTCCCGCAGCCGCTGGGCTTCCTCAGCAAGCGCGAGTGGGAGTGGAACGCGGCGGACCAGGCGGCGTTCATCGGTGCGCGGCGCGGCTCCCGGCTGCTCCCGCCCGCGCTGCGCCGGCGCGCCTTCCACCGGGTGGCCGCACCCTGGGGCGTGACCAGCGTCGCCGCGGGCGCGCCGAGCGCGGTGCACCCCATCACACTGCGACACGTGCACCGGCAACAGGTCACGCCGGTGTCGGGCCAGGCGGACGTGGGGGTGTTCGGCGTGCCGTACCTGTGCCCGTACAACGTCAACTCGGTGATGAACCCGATCCTGGTGGCCTCGATGGGCCTCGGCTACCTGTTCAACATGTACCTGAACAAGCCCATCGTCCGGCGTGGTGGGGTGGGCATCTTCTACCACCCGCTGCCGAACGAGTTCCACACCGTGCACCACCCGAGCTACCTCGACTTCTACGAGGACGTGCTGACCCAGTCGACCGACCCGGCCGTGGTGGAGGGCAAGTTCGAGGAGCAGTTCGCGACCGATCCGTGGTACGTCCACCTGTACCGCAGGAGCTACGCGTACCACGGGGTGCACCCGTTCTACATGTGGTACTGGTGCGCGCACGCCAGGGAGCACCTGGGCGACGTCATCTTCGTCGGTGCCGATCCGGCGGTCGCCTCCCGCCTCGGGTTCCGCGCGGCCAGCACGTTGGCCGACGCCCTCCAGTTGGCCTCGCACACGGTGGGCGGCAGTCCGGAGATCACCTATCTGCACGCCCCGCCGCTGACCCTGGCGGACGTCTCGTGA